A section of the Pectinophora gossypiella chromosome 11, ilPecGoss1.1, whole genome shotgun sequence genome encodes:
- the LOC126370887 gene encoding uncharacterized protein LOC126370887: MFTILFRVRFCIIYNLAKKSIIGCKKYIIRYLLHIVHIFIMSEDKAKLKALVAERGYIKGTLSRLNNFCHDADAMAATSREALREKRLRMSEAFQEYMQLNKAILVLADEDAENYGEYEDKYYESVGLLDKACSGPQTEAKPNGGENSNPEKRALALENTSEEKQPSFTAKSTRAPKVSGVAAAEKPQPACLAA; encoded by the exons ATGTTTACGATTTTATTTCGTGTtcgattttgtataatttataatttggcaAAGAAAAGCATAATtggttgtaaaaaatatataataagatacCTTTTACATATAGTACAT ATTTTCATAATGAGTGAAGATAAGGCAAAGTTAAAGGCTCTCGTCGCCGAGCGGGGATATATCAAGGGGACTTTGTCACGGCTAAACAACTTTTGCCACGATGCTGATGCAATGGCGGCTACCTCGCGTGAGGCCTTACGTGAAAAACGTCTTCGCATGTCGGAGGCTTttcaagaatatatgcagttaAACAAGGCGATTTTAGTGCTGGCCGACGAGGACGCTGAAAATTACGGCGAATATGAGGACAAATATTACGAGTCTGTTGGGCTGCTGGATAAGGCCTGCTCGGGTCCGCAAACCGAGGCCAAACCGAATGGCGGTGAGAATTCTAACCCAG AGAAGCGTGCATTGGCACTGGAAAACACCTCTGAGGAGAAGCAGCCATCATTTACTGCTAAGTCTACGCGAGCTCCTAAAGTCAGCGGGGTAGCGGCAGCAGAGAAGCCTCAGCCAGCAT GTCTTGCAGCGTGA